The following proteins are encoded in a genomic region of Pseudoxanthomonas suwonensis 11-1:
- a CDS encoding purple acid phosphatase family protein yields MRALIRRAAAGLLLAACASLQARDAAPEPNTQVPKGAAWHAPSGAPDRIVASPLQQAATGFAVAWRTDAAVRSPALEIVVAGDSPDMGSPRRLQAASTPLRTENGPAHQHRVEVDGLQPDTLYAWRVQGDRSWSAWFHTRTAAAADAPLTLLYFGDTQNKNLSLGTRVLREAMRHAPDARLALFAGDLVSGGDGEDDNEWGEWFASLGALPTSMVVAPAPGNHEYFEEFEDTPQERRVLGAHWPVVFALPGNGAPGARGTSYWFDYQDVRVAVLDGTSALDLGTARDQARWLDAVLADSPRRWSIVMVHQPMFSPRQDRDNALLREHVLPVLERRRVDLVLQGHDHVYGRRGGLRAGQATPQYLVSVAGAKQYRLSPEARATMAPVAEDTQLFQVIRIDGARLRYESRTATGRLYDAFELVREGRATRLVEQADGRIGERACGRARTLKGRADRCWE; encoded by the coding sequence ATGCGCGCGCTGATCCGTCGCGCCGCCGCCGGGCTGCTGCTGGCCGCCTGCGCGTCGCTGCAGGCCCGCGACGCCGCGCCCGAGCCGAACACCCAGGTCCCGAAAGGCGCCGCCTGGCACGCACCGAGCGGCGCGCCGGACCGGATCGTCGCCTCGCCCCTGCAGCAGGCGGCTACCGGCTTTGCGGTGGCCTGGCGTACCGACGCCGCGGTGCGCTCGCCCGCGCTGGAGATCGTGGTCGCCGGCGATTCGCCGGACATGGGCAGCCCGCGCCGGCTGCAGGCGGCCAGTACGCCCTTGCGGACCGAGAACGGGCCTGCGCACCAGCACCGGGTCGAGGTCGACGGCCTGCAGCCCGACACCCTGTATGCCTGGCGGGTGCAGGGCGACCGCAGCTGGAGCGCCTGGTTCCACACCCGCACCGCCGCGGCCGCGGATGCGCCGCTGACCCTGTTGTACTTCGGCGACACCCAGAACAAGAACCTGAGCCTGGGCACGCGGGTGCTGCGCGAGGCCATGCGCCACGCCCCCGACGCGCGCCTGGCGCTGTTCGCCGGCGACCTGGTCAGCGGCGGCGACGGCGAGGACGACAACGAATGGGGCGAATGGTTCGCCTCCCTCGGCGCGCTGCCGACTTCGATGGTGGTCGCTCCGGCGCCGGGCAACCACGAGTACTTCGAGGAGTTCGAGGACACGCCGCAGGAACGTCGCGTGCTCGGCGCGCACTGGCCGGTCGTGTTCGCCCTGCCCGGCAACGGCGCGCCGGGTGCGCGCGGCACCAGCTACTGGTTCGACTACCAGGACGTGCGAGTGGCGGTGCTCGACGGCACCTCCGCCCTCGACCTGGGCACGGCCCGGGACCAGGCGCGCTGGCTGGACGCGGTGCTGGCCGACAGCCCGCGACGCTGGAGCATCGTCATGGTCCATCAGCCGATGTTCTCGCCGCGCCAGGACCGCGACAACGCCTTGCTGCGCGAACACGTGCTGCCGGTGCTGGAGCGGCGCCGGGTCGACCTGGTGCTGCAGGGCCACGACCACGTCTACGGCCGTCGCGGCGGGCTGCGGGCCGGCCAGGCGACGCCGCAGTACCTGGTTTCGGTGGCCGGCGCCAAGCAGTACCGGCTCTCGCCCGAGGCGCGCGCGACGATGGCGCCGGTGGCCGAGGACACCCAGCTGTTCCAGGTGATCCGGATCGACGGCGCACGCCTGCGCTACGAGTCGCGCACCGCGACCGGTCGCCTGTACGACGCCTTCGAACTGGTGCGCGAGGGCCGGGCGACCCGGCTGGTCGAGCAGGCCGACGGCCGCATAGGGGAGCGCGCCTGCGGCCGCGCGCGGACCCTCAAGGGGCGTGCCGACCGGTGCTGGGAGTGA
- a CDS encoding inorganic diphosphatase, whose translation MHVLIRRVAAVALLSCLSWPALAGQEQAPVRHPLQASQPRQAPEEVLLAVEIPAGSFTKYEINEEGLLFVDRFQSMPVVYPANYGSMPRTLAGDGDPLDALVLTREPLHPGVLLRFRPIGVLRMLDKGEHDEKIVGVPVDKVDPTYARIRDLADLPEIERQRIEAFFRIYKDLPEGSNPVQLSGWGDAAEARALIGRALERYRGE comes from the coding sequence ATGCACGTGCTGATCCGTCGCGTCGCCGCGGTGGCGCTGCTTTCCTGCCTGTCCTGGCCGGCTCTCGCCGGGCAGGAGCAGGCGCCCGTCCGTCATCCGTTGCAGGCGTCCCAGCCCAGGCAGGCACCGGAGGAGGTGTTGCTGGCGGTGGAGATCCCGGCCGGGAGCTTCACCAAGTACGAGATCAATGAGGAGGGCCTGCTGTTCGTCGACCGTTTCCAGTCGATGCCGGTGGTCTACCCGGCCAACTACGGCTCCATGCCGCGGACCCTGGCCGGCGACGGCGATCCGCTGGACGCGCTGGTGCTGACCCGCGAGCCCCTGCATCCGGGCGTGCTGCTCCGCTTCCGCCCGATCGGAGTGCTGCGCATGCTCGACAAGGGCGAGCACGACGAGAAGATCGTCGGCGTGCCGGTCGACAAGGTGGATCCGACCTATGCGCGGATCCGCGACCTGGCCGACCTGCCGGAGATCGAGCGGCAAAGGATCGAGGCGTTCTTCCGGATCTACAAAGACCTGCCGGAAGGCAGCAACCCGGTGCAGCTGTCGGGCTGGGGCGATGCGGCCGAGGCCAGGGCGCTGATCGGCCGGGCGCTGGAGCGGTACCGAGGGGAGTGA
- a CDS encoding aminotransferase class III-fold pyridoxal phosphate-dependent enzyme, translating to MSVLAPLAPLRAHAGTRLTTGLDDAALERLAAGHPDLVAAIAAAGAEYTRQREDLADLLDLDEEAQIAALQEGFVNFYADDCVTPYVALAARGPWVVTLKGAVLYDAGGYGMLGFGHAPAEALEAAGKPQVMANIMTPSPSQRRFVKALRAEIGHSRGACPFDRFMCLNSGSEAVGLACRIVDINAKLQTDPGARHAGATIKRLVVKGSFHGRTDRPALYSDSTRRTYRQHLASYRNEDSVLVVPPYDIAALRKAFADAEANGWFIEAVFLEPVMGEGDPGRAVPVDFYKAARELTRAHGSLLLVDSIQAGLRAHGVLSLVDYPGFEGVEPPDMETYSKALNAAQFPLSVLAVTADTAALYRKGVYGNTMTTNPRALDVACATLGMLTPQVRRNIRERGAQAVQKLEALKAELGGLITKVQGTGLLFSCELAPQFKCYGAGSTEEWLRMHGVNVIHGGENSLRFTPHFAMDEDELDLLVSMVGRALREGPRREQVAAA from the coding sequence ATGTCCGTTCTCGCTCCCCTCGCCCCGCTGCGCGCCCACGCTGGCACCCGCCTGACCACCGGCCTGGATGACGCCGCGCTGGAGCGCCTCGCCGCCGGGCACCCGGACCTGGTCGCGGCCATCGCCGCCGCCGGCGCCGAATACACCCGCCAGCGCGAGGACCTCGCCGACCTGTTGGACCTGGACGAGGAAGCCCAGATCGCCGCGCTGCAGGAAGGCTTCGTCAACTTCTACGCCGACGACTGCGTGACCCCGTACGTCGCCCTGGCCGCGCGCGGCCCGTGGGTGGTGACGCTCAAGGGCGCGGTCCTGTACGACGCCGGCGGCTACGGCATGCTCGGCTTCGGCCACGCCCCGGCCGAGGCGCTGGAAGCGGCCGGCAAGCCGCAGGTCATGGCCAACATCATGACCCCCAGTCCCTCGCAGCGCCGTTTCGTGAAGGCCCTGCGCGCCGAGATCGGCCACAGCCGCGGCGCCTGCCCGTTCGATCGCTTCATGTGCCTCAACTCCGGCTCCGAGGCCGTCGGCCTGGCCTGCCGCATCGTCGACATCAACGCCAAGCTGCAGACCGACCCGGGTGCGCGCCATGCCGGCGCCACCATCAAGCGCCTGGTGGTCAAGGGCAGCTTCCACGGCCGCACCGACCGCCCGGCGCTGTACTCGGATTCCACCCGCCGCACCTACCGCCAGCACCTGGCCAGCTACCGCAACGAGGATTCGGTGCTGGTGGTGCCGCCGTACGACATCGCCGCCCTGCGCAAGGCCTTCGCCGATGCAGAGGCCAACGGCTGGTTCATCGAGGCGGTGTTCCTGGAGCCGGTGATGGGCGAAGGCGATCCGGGCCGCGCCGTGCCGGTGGACTTCTACAAGGCCGCGCGCGAACTGACTCGCGCCCACGGCAGCCTGCTGCTGGTGGACTCGATCCAGGCCGGCCTGCGCGCGCACGGCGTGCTGTCGCTGGTGGACTACCCCGGGTTCGAGGGCGTGGAGCCGCCGGACATGGAGACCTACTCCAAGGCGCTCAACGCCGCCCAGTTCCCGCTGTCGGTGCTGGCGGTGACCGCCGATACCGCCGCGCTGTACCGCAAGGGCGTGTACGGCAACACCATGACCACCAATCCGCGCGCGCTGGACGTGGCCTGCGCCACCCTCGGCATGCTCACGCCGCAGGTCCGCCGCAACATCCGCGAGCGTGGCGCCCAGGCAGTGCAGAAGCTGGAAGCGCTCAAGGCCGAGCTGGGCGGACTGATCACCAAGGTCCAGGGCACCGGCCTGCTGTTCTCCTGCGAGCTGGCCCCGCAGTTCAAGTGCTACGGCGCCGGATCCACGGAGGAATGGCTGCGCATGCACGGGGTCAACGTGATCCACGGTGGCGAGAACTCGCTGCGCTTCACCCCGCACTTCGCGATGGACGAGGACGAGCTGGACCTGCTGGTGTCCATGGTCGGCCGCGCCCTGCGCGAAGGGCCGCGTCGGGAGCAGGTGGCGGCCGCCTGA
- a CDS encoding Lrp/AsnC family transcriptional regulator: protein MKLSASDEALLSLLRENARQSTAELARRLGLSRTTVQSRIDRLEKQGVIRGYSVRLDDGYERDRIRAHILVTVSPKRMPAVVKALAEMPEVRSLHSVSGAHDLVALGVAADVGAMDELTDRIGAVDGVERTSSSIILSTKFER, encoded by the coding sequence ATGAAACTATCTGCCTCGGACGAGGCCCTGCTGTCCCTGCTGCGCGAGAACGCGCGCCAGTCCACCGCCGAGCTGGCACGCCGGCTGGGGCTGTCGCGGACCACGGTGCAAAGCCGGATCGACCGGCTGGAGAAGCAGGGGGTGATCCGCGGCTACTCGGTGCGGCTGGACGACGGCTACGAACGCGACCGCATCCGCGCCCACATCCTGGTCACCGTCTCGCCCAAGCGTATGCCCGCGGTGGTGAAGGCGCTGGCGGAGATGCCGGAGGTGCGCAGCCTGCATTCGGTCAGCGGTGCGCACGACCTGGTGGCCCTGGGCGTGGCCGCCGACGTCGGTGCGATGGACGAGCTGACCGACCGCATCGGCGCGGTGGACGGGGTCGAGCGCACCTCGTCCTCGATCATCCTCTCGACCAAGTTCGAGCGCTGA
- the queA gene encoding tRNA preQ1(34) S-adenosylmethionine ribosyltransferase-isomerase QueA, with product MKKSDFHYDLPEELIAQAPLAERSASRMLVVPPGEGEFADMHVRDLPELLQPGDLLVFNDTRVIPARLFGQKESGGRVEILIERLLPDAQARVQMRASKSPRPGSRIVLDGGGQAEVVGRDDAFFVVRFELDEPLEQWLARVGRLPLPPYIQRQPDAADAERYQTVFAREVGAVAAPTAGLHFDHALLQRLRERGVEFGHVTLHVGAGTFQPVRVEDVREHTMHSEWLNVGAELVAQIRRTRAAGGRVIAVGTTVVRALESAMRDGQLQPFAGETRIFIFPGYRIRSVDALVTNFHLPESTLLMLVSAFAGQERIFAAYRHAVEQRYRFFSYGDAMLLWGLED from the coding sequence TTGAAGAAGTCCGATTTCCACTACGACCTGCCCGAGGAACTGATCGCGCAGGCGCCCCTGGCCGAGCGTTCGGCCAGCCGGATGCTGGTGGTGCCGCCCGGCGAGGGCGAGTTCGCCGACATGCACGTGCGCGACCTGCCCGAGCTGCTCCAGCCGGGCGACCTGCTGGTGTTCAACGACACCCGGGTGATCCCGGCGCGCCTGTTCGGGCAGAAGGAGAGTGGTGGCCGGGTCGAGATCCTGATCGAGCGCCTGCTGCCGGACGCGCAGGCGCGGGTGCAGATGCGCGCCAGCAAGTCGCCCAGGCCCGGCTCGCGGATCGTGCTCGATGGCGGCGGGCAGGCCGAGGTGGTGGGACGCGACGACGCCTTCTTCGTCGTGCGCTTCGAGCTCGACGAGCCGCTGGAGCAGTGGCTGGCGCGGGTCGGGCGCCTGCCGCTGCCGCCCTACATCCAGCGCCAGCCCGACGCGGCCGACGCCGAGCGCTACCAGACCGTGTTCGCGCGCGAAGTCGGCGCGGTGGCGGCGCCGACCGCCGGCCTGCATTTCGACCACGCCCTGCTGCAGCGCCTGCGCGAGCGCGGCGTGGAGTTCGGCCACGTCACCCTGCACGTGGGCGCGGGCACCTTCCAGCCGGTGCGGGTGGAGGACGTGCGCGAGCACACCATGCACAGCGAGTGGCTCAACGTCGGCGCCGAGCTGGTGGCGCAGATCCGCCGCACCCGTGCCGCCGGTGGCCGGGTCATCGCGGTGGGCACGACCGTGGTCCGCGCGCTGGAGAGCGCCATGCGCGATGGCCAGCTGCAGCCGTTCGCCGGTGAGACCCGGATCTTCATCTTCCCCGGCTACAGGATCCGCAGCGTGGACGCGCTGGTGACCAACTTCCACCTGCCGGAAAGCACCCTGCTGATGCTGGTCTCGGCCTTCGCCGGGCAGGAGCGGATCTTCGCCGCCTACCGCCATGCGGTGGAGCAGCGCTACCGCTTCTTCTCCTACGGCGACGCGATGCTGTTGTGGGGGCTGGAGGACTGA
- the epmB gene encoding EF-P beta-lysylation protein EpmB, with protein MIPAAPTPMQPEPVLAPAPVPATPRWQRLWREAVRDPRELLALLGLDEAAARISGAAAGQFAMRVPRGFIARMRHGDLHDPLLRQVLPVVDEERIVPGFGLDAVGDGLAKKADGVIQKYHGRALLVATGSCAINCRYCFRRHFPYAEETAARDGWAGAVAAIAADPGIDEVILSGGDPLSLATSKLAELTAQLATIPHIRRLRIHSRLPVVLPERIDDAFVEWMSALPWPVAFVIHANHANEFDASVDQALGRLRQAGAQLLNQAVLLRGVNDSVDALADLSERSYAAGVLPYYLHQLDRIQGAAHFEVGDERARELHRQLAARLSGYLVPKLVREVQGDPGKRPL; from the coding sequence ATGATACCTGCAGCCCCCACGCCCATGCAGCCAGAACCCGTGCTGGCGCCCGCCCCCGTTCCCGCCACCCCGCGCTGGCAGCGCCTGTGGCGCGAGGCAGTGCGCGACCCGCGCGAGCTGCTGGCCCTGCTCGGCCTGGACGAGGCGGCAGCCCGGATCTCCGGTGCGGCCGCCGGCCAGTTCGCCATGCGCGTGCCGCGCGGCTTCATCGCCCGCATGCGCCATGGCGACCTGCACGACCCGCTGCTGCGCCAGGTGCTGCCGGTGGTGGACGAGGAGCGGATCGTGCCCGGCTTCGGCCTGGACGCGGTCGGCGACGGCCTGGCCAAGAAGGCCGACGGCGTGATCCAGAAGTACCACGGCCGTGCCCTGCTGGTGGCCACCGGCAGCTGCGCGATCAACTGCCGTTACTGCTTCCGCCGCCATTTCCCCTACGCCGAGGAGACCGCCGCGCGCGACGGCTGGGCCGGCGCGGTGGCCGCGATCGCGGCCGATCCGGGCATCGACGAGGTGATCCTGTCCGGCGGCGATCCGCTGTCGCTGGCTACGTCCAAGCTGGCCGAACTGACCGCGCAGCTGGCGACAATCCCGCACATCCGCCGCCTGCGCATCCACAGCCGCCTGCCGGTGGTGCTGCCGGAGCGTATCGACGACGCCTTCGTGGAGTGGATGTCGGCCCTGCCCTGGCCGGTGGCGTTCGTGATCCACGCCAACCACGCCAACGAGTTCGACGCTTCCGTGGACCAGGCCCTGGGCCGCCTGCGCCAGGCCGGCGCGCAGTTGCTCAACCAGGCCGTGCTGCTGCGCGGGGTCAACGATTCGGTCGATGCGCTGGCCGACCTGTCCGAGCGCAGCTACGCCGCCGGCGTGCTGCCGTACTACCTGCACCAGCTGGACCGGATCCAGGGCGCGGCGCATTTCGAGGTCGGGGACGAGCGCGCCCGCGAACTGCACCGGCAGCTGGCGGCGCGCCTGTCCGGCTACCTGGTGCCGAAGCTGGTGCGCGAGGTCCAGGGCGACCCGGGCAAGCGCCCGCTCTGA
- the efp gene encoding elongation factor P, which produces MASYGMNDVKNGMKILVNNEPAIITDTEYVKPGKGQAFTRVKYRQIRTGRVQEITMKSTDSVEAADVVDTDMQYLYTDGEYWHFMQQETFEQVQADKAGVGDAAKWLKGEEDCVVTLWNGNPIQVTPPNFVELKIVETDPGVKGDTAGTGGKPATLETGAVVRVPLFVAQDEVIKVDTRSGEYVSRVK; this is translated from the coding sequence ATGGCCTCTTACGGCATGAACGACGTCAAGAACGGGATGAAGATCCTGGTCAACAACGAGCCCGCGATCATCACCGATACCGAGTACGTCAAGCCGGGCAAGGGCCAGGCCTTCACCCGCGTGAAGTACCGCCAGATCCGCACCGGCCGCGTGCAGGAAATCACCATGAAGTCGACCGACTCGGTGGAAGCCGCCGACGTGGTCGATACCGACATGCAGTACCTGTACACCGACGGCGAGTACTGGCACTTCATGCAGCAGGAGACCTTCGAGCAGGTCCAGGCGGACAAGGCCGGCGTCGGCGACGCCGCGAAGTGGCTGAAGGGCGAGGAGGACTGCGTGGTCACCCTGTGGAACGGCAACCCGATCCAGGTCACCCCGCCGAACTTCGTCGAGCTGAAGATCGTCGAGACCGATCCGGGCGTGAAGGGCGACACCGCCGGCACCGGCGGCAAGCCGGCCACCCTGGAAACCGGCGCCGTGGTCCGCGTGCCGCTGTTCGTGGCCCAGGACGAAGTGATCAAGGTCGACACCCGCTCGGGCGAGTACGTCTCCCGCGTGAAGTGA
- a CDS encoding TRZ/ATZ family hydrolase, protein MTDISPQACDLLIEAGWVVPVEPHAVVLEDHAVAVSGGRIVAVLPTAEARARFSATEVVQRPDAALIPGLVNAHTHNPMTLLRGVADDLPLMTWLQQHIWPVEAAVIGPEFVADGMALAIAEMLRGGTTCANENYFFPDVQAAVYKKHGFRALVGLPVINFPTAWARSDDEYFDKAGEVHDQWRDDPLIATAFAPHAPYTVSDANFERVRMLSDQLDTQVHLHTHETAQEIADSLKEYGQRPLARLDRLGLVNDRLIAVHMTQLTEAEIHLCAERGVHVAHCPESNLKLASGFCPACALQRAGVNLAIGTDGCASNNDLDMLGELRTAALLAKAVANDATALDAATTLRAATLGGARALGFGERIGSIEPGKEADLVCVDLSALETQPLHHVLSQLVYATGRQQVTDVWIAGRRKLDARGLVDIDTAALVANARQWRQRIAALGR, encoded by the coding sequence ATGACCGACATTTCCCCCCAGGCCTGCGACCTCCTCATCGAAGCCGGCTGGGTCGTGCCGGTCGAACCGCATGCCGTGGTGCTGGAAGACCACGCCGTCGCCGTTTCCGGCGGCCGCATCGTCGCCGTGCTGCCGACCGCCGAGGCCCGAGCGCGGTTCTCCGCGACCGAGGTCGTGCAGCGTCCCGACGCGGCGCTGATCCCGGGCCTGGTCAACGCCCATACCCACAACCCGATGACCCTGCTGCGCGGCGTCGCCGACGACCTGCCGCTGATGACCTGGCTGCAGCAGCACATCTGGCCGGTCGAGGCCGCGGTGATCGGCCCGGAGTTCGTCGCCGACGGCATGGCCCTGGCCATCGCCGAGATGCTGCGCGGCGGCACCACCTGCGCCAACGAGAACTACTTCTTCCCGGACGTGCAGGCCGCCGTCTACAAGAAGCACGGCTTCCGTGCCCTGGTCGGCCTGCCGGTGATCAATTTCCCCACCGCCTGGGCGCGCAGCGACGACGAGTACTTCGACAAGGCCGGCGAGGTCCACGACCAGTGGCGCGATGATCCGCTCATCGCCACCGCGTTCGCGCCGCACGCGCCGTACACCGTCAGCGACGCCAACTTCGAGCGGGTGCGGATGCTGTCCGACCAGCTCGATACCCAGGTCCACCTGCACACCCACGAGACCGCGCAGGAAATCGCCGACTCGCTGAAGGAGTACGGCCAGCGTCCGCTCGCGCGGCTGGACCGCCTGGGCCTGGTCAACGACCGCCTGATCGCGGTGCACATGACCCAGCTGACCGAGGCCGAAATCCACCTGTGCGCCGAGCGTGGCGTGCACGTAGCGCACTGCCCGGAGTCCAACCTCAAGCTGGCCTCCGGCTTCTGCCCGGCCTGCGCCCTGCAGCGCGCCGGCGTGAACCTGGCCATCGGCACCGACGGCTGCGCCAGCAACAACGACCTGGACATGCTCGGCGAGCTGCGCACCGCGGCGCTGCTGGCCAAGGCCGTGGCCAACGACGCCACCGCCCTGGACGCGGCAACCACGCTGCGCGCGGCCACCCTCGGCGGCGCCCGCGCGCTGGGCTTTGGCGAGCGCATCGGCTCGATCGAGCCGGGCAAGGAGGCCGACCTGGTCTGCGTGGACCTGTCGGCGCTGGAGACCCAGCCGCTGCACCACGTGCTGTCGCAGCTGGTCTACGCCACCGGCCGCCAGCAGGTGACCGACGTCTGGATCGCCGGCCGCCGCAAGCTGGACGCGCGCGGGCTGGTGGACATCGATACCGCGGCGCTGGTCGCCAACGCCCGCCAGTGGCGCCAGCGCATCGCCGCGCTCGGTCGCTGA
- the ubiG gene encoding bifunctional 2-polyprenyl-6-hydroxyphenol methylase/3-demethylubiquinol 3-O-methyltransferase UbiG — protein MTMTTHAEAATSANYHQAELDKFAALANRWWDPDGPQRALHVLNPVRLDYVATRVPLAGSAVLDVGCGAGLLSEALARGGARVTAADLAPELVKVARLHSLESGVQVEYLVQSVESLAEERPGSFDAITCMEMLEHVPDPGSIIAACAKLLRPGGRLFLSTLNRTPAAFALAIVGAEYVARLLPKGTHRYADFIKPSEMAAWLRDAGLQLEDVSGLFYDPLRNRASLSRQTSVNYLACAVKP, from the coding sequence ATGACGATGACGACCCACGCCGAAGCCGCCACCAGCGCCAACTACCACCAGGCCGAACTGGACAAGTTCGCCGCCCTGGCCAACCGCTGGTGGGATCCCGACGGCCCGCAGCGTGCCCTGCACGTGCTCAACCCGGTGCGCCTGGACTACGTGGCCACGCGCGTGCCGCTGGCCGGCAGCGCGGTGCTGGACGTGGGCTGCGGCGCCGGCCTGCTCAGCGAGGCCCTGGCCCGCGGCGGCGCGCGCGTCACCGCCGCCGACCTGGCTCCCGAGCTGGTCAAGGTCGCGCGCCTGCATTCGCTGGAATCCGGCGTGCAGGTCGAGTACCTGGTGCAGTCGGTGGAGTCGCTGGCCGAAGAGCGTCCCGGCAGCTTCGACGCCATCACCTGCATGGAGATGCTCGAGCACGTGCCCGACCCGGGTTCGATCATCGCCGCCTGCGCCAAGCTGCTGCGTCCCGGCGGCCGCCTGTTCCTGTCCACGCTCAACCGCACCCCGGCCGCGTTCGCGCTGGCCATCGTCGGTGCCGAGTACGTGGCGCGGCTGCTGCCCAAGGGCACGCACCGCTATGCCGATTTCATCAAGCCCTCCGAGATGGCGGCCTGGCTGCGCGACGCCGGCCTGCAGCTGGAGGACGTCAGCGGCCTGTTCTACGACCCGCTGCGCAATCGCGCCAGCCTCTCGCGCCAGACCTCGGTCAACTACCTGGCCTGCGCGGTGAAGCCGTGA
- the gph gene encoding phosphoglycolate phosphatase (PGP is an essential enzyme in the glycolate salvage pathway in higher organisms (photorespiration in plants). Phosphoglycolate results from the oxidase activity of RubisCO in the Calvin cycle when concentrations of carbon dioxide are low relative to oxygen. This enzyme is a member of the Haloacid Dehalogenase (HAD) superfamily of aspartate-nucleophile hydrolase enzymes (PF00702).) encodes MTSGVGKGGRFPQVALFDLDGTLLDSAPDMVATANRMLAARGLGQVDADALRKHVSKGARAMVSFVFAEAEGEAHAALVAEFLEVYQQELGRHSRLFDGIAAMLEALEAAGSRWGIITNKAEYLARDVVAGLGWQERCAVLVGGDTYAERKPHPLPLLEAARTLGVDPSDCVYVGDDERDVLAAKGAGMPSIAVLWGYRLDGDDPLTWQADRVAARPHELVEPTAWPRR; translated from the coding sequence GTGACGTCCGGGGTGGGGAAGGGCGGGCGGTTCCCGCAGGTGGCCCTGTTCGACCTGGACGGCACCCTGCTGGACAGCGCCCCGGACATGGTCGCCACCGCCAACCGCATGCTGGCCGCCCGTGGCCTCGGCCAGGTGGATGCGGACGCGCTGCGCAAGCACGTGTCCAAGGGCGCGCGGGCGATGGTGTCCTTCGTGTTCGCCGAGGCCGAGGGCGAGGCTCATGCCGCGCTGGTGGCCGAGTTCCTCGAGGTCTACCAGCAGGAGCTGGGCCGGCACAGCCGCCTGTTCGACGGCATCGCCGCGATGCTGGAGGCGCTGGAAGCCGCTGGCTCGCGCTGGGGCATCATCACCAACAAGGCCGAATACCTGGCCCGCGACGTGGTCGCCGGACTGGGGTGGCAGGAACGCTGCGCGGTGCTGGTCGGCGGCGACACCTATGCCGAGCGCAAGCCGCATCCGCTGCCGCTGCTGGAGGCCGCGCGCACCCTCGGTGTCGATCCGTCCGACTGCGTCTACGTCGGCGACGACGAACGCGACGTGCTGGCTGCCAAGGGAGCCGGCATGCCCTCGATCGCGGTGTTGTGGGGCTACCGCCTCGACGGCGACGACCCGCTCACCTGGCAGGCCGACCGTGTCGCCGCCCGTCCGCACGAGCTGGTCGAACCGACCGCCTGGCCGCGCCGCTGA
- a CDS encoding squalene/phytoene synthase family protein — MSTPTALDSFLDKWRQRWPEWAVAEVFVPQEGRDRVVAWFALLQEFDDILNIAGDPLPADAKLGWWATELSDWAGQRSRHPLGRILQPVPAPWERLAAALPDLVAARARAADPQAAVVALERYATAVAEVEAVVLDGRAAQPRQLATQVLAQRLSEVGQAAVPLSLLDGDGGTAAAERAQRDWAKALLDGWPARIAGPRPRRIWAALARGRLRPQAAGKRVAASPVGILWTAWRAARG, encoded by the coding sequence ATGAGCACACCCACGGCCCTCGACAGTTTCCTGGACAAATGGCGGCAGCGCTGGCCGGAGTGGGCGGTGGCCGAGGTGTTCGTGCCGCAGGAGGGCCGTGACCGGGTCGTGGCCTGGTTCGCCCTGCTGCAGGAGTTCGACGACATCCTCAACATCGCCGGCGACCCGCTGCCGGCGGATGCCAAGCTGGGCTGGTGGGCGACCGAGCTCTCGGACTGGGCCGGGCAGCGCTCGCGCCATCCGCTGGGCCGGATCCTGCAGCCGGTGCCGGCGCCGTGGGAGCGCCTCGCCGCGGCCCTGCCTGACCTGGTGGCGGCCCGCGCGCGTGCCGCCGACCCGCAGGCCGCCGTCGTCGCGCTGGAGCGCTATGCCACGGCCGTGGCCGAGGTCGAGGCGGTGGTGCTGGATGGCCGCGCCGCGCAGCCGCGCCAGCTGGCGACCCAGGTACTGGCGCAGCGCCTGTCCGAGGTCGGCCAGGCCGCGGTTCCCCTGAGCCTGCTCGACGGGGACGGCGGCACCGCCGCCGCCGAGCGTGCGCAGCGTGACTGGGCCAAGGCATTGCTCGACGGCTGGCCGGCGCGGATCGCCGGGCCCCGGCCGCGCCGGATCTGGGCCGCCCTGGCCCGGGGCCGGCTGCGTCCGCAGGCGGCAGGCAAGCGCGTCGCCGCGTCTCCAGTGGGCATCCTCTGGACCGCCTGGCGGGCCGCCCGCGGCTGA